A genomic segment from Thamnophis elegans isolate rThaEle1 chromosome 3, rThaEle1.pri, whole genome shotgun sequence encodes:
- the RCL1 gene encoding RNA 3'-terminal phosphate cyclase-like protein isoform X2, translated as MPPKGGGEVIFACPVKKVLKPIQYIDPGKIKRIRGMAYSVRVSPQIANRMVDSARSILNKFLPDIYIHTDHMKGTSSGKSPGFGLSLVAETTNGTFISAELASNPQGQGAAVLPEDLGVNCAKLLLEEIYRGGCVDSINQSLILLLMTLGQQDVSKVLLGPLSPYTIEFLRHLRNYFQVMFKIETKPFEEERKGGEKVLMTCVGIGFSNLSKTVR; from the exons ATGCCCcccaaaggaggaggggaagtgaTCTTCGCTTGTCCTGTGAAGAAAGTATTAAAACCTATTCAATACATTGACCCTGGAAAAATTAAGCGTATCAGAGGTATGGC CTATTCGGTTAGGGTGTCCCCCCAGATAGCAAACCGAATGGTGGATTCTGCAAGGAGCATCTTGAACAAATTCCTGCCAGATATCTACATTCATACAGATCATATGAAAGGGACCAGCTCTGGAAA GTCTCCTGGCTTTGGTCTGTCTCTCGTGGCTGAGACTACAAATGGGACTTTCATTAGTGCTGAACTGGCCTCTAATCCCCAGGGCCAGGGTGCTGCTGTACTTCCAGAAGACCTTGGTGTGAACTGTGCAAAGTTACTCCTTGAAGAGATCTACCGA GGAGGCTGCGTGGACTCCATAAACCAAAGCCTCATTTTACTTCTTATGACTCTTGGGCAGCAAGATGTCTCCAAAGTCCTTCTAGGACCATTATCACCTTACAC aatTGAATTCCTGCGACATTTGAGAAATTATTTCCAGGTTATGTTTAAAATTGAAACCAAACCGTTTGAAGAAGAACGAAAGGGAGGTGAAAAAGTCTTAATGACCTGTGTTGGCATTGGGTTTTCTAATCTTAGCAAAACAGTAAGATGA